The Micromonospora sp. NBC_00421 genome contains a region encoding:
- a CDS encoding ATP-dependent helicase, whose translation MTGKRGTADQTPAGAAVPAGFGPATREWFTAAFATPTPAQLGAWHSVAAGRNALVVAPTGSGKTLAAFLWSLDRLADAPPPVDARQRCRVLYVSPLKALAVDVERNLRAPLAGIRQAATRLGVTPPDITVGMRTGDTPADERRAFARTPPDILITTPESLFLLLTSAARDSLRGVETVIVDEVHAVAGTKRGAHLMLSLERLDALLARPAQRIGLSATVRPIDACARFLGGARPVDVVQPAMPKTIEVSVQVPVEDMTRLDETEQPPPDDLGGPGPRRASIWPAVEERVFGLIRAHRSTIVFTNSRRSAERLCARLNELATEEVPAADAGPPAEVMAQSGAAAGADAVIARAHHGSVSREERKQIEEALKSGRLPAVVATSSLELGIDMGAVDLVVQIEAPPSVAAGLQRVGRAGHQVGAVSRGVVFPKHRGDLLSCTVVAERMTAGAIEELHYPRNPLDVLAQQVVAMVALEPWSLGDLAVLVRRAAPFAELPDSALHAVLDMLSGRYPSTAFAELRPRLVWDRATDVLTGRPGAQRLAVTSGGTIPDRGLFGVFLAGAERAARVGELDEEMVYESRVGDVFLLGSSSWRIEEITPDRVLVSPAPGQAARMPFWKGDQLGRPVELGRAIGARVRALLRLDDDAALTALRAGGLDDWAAGNLMAYLREQQAATRSLPDDRTVLVERFRDELGDWRLAVHSVLGARVNGPWALAIGRRLAERYGVDAQVMPSDDGIVVRLPDTAEEPPGAELVVFEPDEIAQLVEESVGTSALFAARFRECAARSLLLPRRDPRRRQPLWQQRQRAAQLLDVAREYADFPVTLEAARECLQDVFDQPALTGLMRDLASRKVRLVEVASERPSPFARSLLFGYVGAFLYEGDAPLAERRAAALALDPTLLGELLGRVDLRELLDPAVLAETERQLRWRTDQRRPRDAEDVVELLRVVGDLTEAELAERGVPVQWPAELAAARRALRVRIAGEERWVGIEDAARLRDALGVALPVGVAEAYLSPVADPLGDLVARYARTHGPFAAATCAARFGLGVFVVEQALRRLAATGRVVAGEFAPDTVGTQWCDAEVLRLLRRRSLAALRREIEPVPPRVLATFLPRWQQVGSSARGVEAVAAAVEQLQGSAVPASAWERLVLPARVADYSPAQLDELCAGGEVVWAGSGAISGGDGWLTLAYADVAPLLLPPPDDAFAGTPLHAAVLDALADGQALFFRSLSDRVGSTDDTALTAAIWDLVWAGQLTNDTLAPLRAALGAGGAHRSRPAAPRTRYRRPGRVALPSRGGPPTVAGRWSRLPERDTDPTRRAAALADLLLDRHGVVTRGAVVAEQVTGGFAAVYPVLAALEERGAARRGYFVEGLGAAQFAVPGAVDRLRALADPADRARDRGDGPTTVLAATDPANPYGAALPWPERAVDSGDGAAPGTGHRAGRKAGAVVVLVGGELALYVERGGRTILSFTDDADALAAAGKALAGAVHSGALGAMSVERADGEAVHSSPLRDALTAAGFRATPRGLRLRG comes from the coding sequence GTGACGGGGAAGCGGGGCACGGCAGACCAGACGCCAGCGGGGGCGGCAGTGCCCGCCGGCTTCGGGCCGGCCACCCGGGAATGGTTCACCGCCGCCTTCGCCACGCCCACCCCCGCCCAGCTCGGCGCCTGGCATTCGGTGGCTGCCGGCCGCAATGCCCTGGTCGTGGCCCCGACCGGCTCGGGCAAGACCCTCGCCGCGTTCCTCTGGTCGCTCGACCGGCTGGCCGACGCCCCACCTCCGGTCGACGCCCGGCAGCGCTGCCGGGTGCTCTACGTCAGCCCGCTCAAGGCGCTCGCGGTCGACGTCGAGCGCAATCTCCGCGCCCCGCTCGCCGGCATCCGGCAGGCGGCCACCCGGCTCGGCGTGACCCCACCGGACATCACCGTCGGGATGCGCACCGGCGACACCCCCGCCGACGAACGCCGGGCCTTCGCCCGTACCCCGCCGGACATCCTCATCACCACCCCCGAGTCGTTGTTCCTGCTGCTCACCTCGGCGGCCCGGGATTCGCTGCGCGGGGTCGAGACGGTCATCGTCGACGAGGTGCACGCGGTCGCCGGCACCAAGCGTGGCGCCCACCTGATGCTCTCCCTGGAACGCCTCGACGCGCTGCTGGCCCGGCCCGCCCAACGGATCGGCCTGTCCGCCACGGTCCGGCCGATCGACGCCTGCGCCCGGTTCCTCGGCGGTGCCCGCCCGGTCGACGTGGTGCAGCCGGCCATGCCCAAGACGATCGAGGTGAGCGTCCAGGTCCCGGTGGAGGACATGACCCGGCTCGACGAGACCGAGCAACCCCCGCCGGACGACCTGGGCGGTCCCGGTCCGCGCCGGGCCTCGATCTGGCCCGCGGTGGAGGAACGGGTCTTCGGGCTGATCCGGGCGCACCGCTCGACGATCGTCTTCACCAACTCCCGACGCAGCGCCGAGCGGCTCTGCGCCCGGCTCAACGAGCTGGCCACCGAGGAGGTGCCCGCCGCCGACGCCGGGCCGCCGGCCGAGGTGATGGCCCAGTCGGGTGCGGCGGCCGGCGCGGATGCGGTGATCGCCCGCGCCCACCACGGCAGCGTCTCGCGGGAGGAACGCAAACAGATCGAGGAGGCACTCAAGTCCGGCCGGCTGCCCGCCGTGGTGGCCACCTCCAGCCTGGAGCTCGGCATCGACATGGGGGCGGTCGACCTGGTGGTGCAGATCGAGGCCCCCCCGAGCGTCGCGGCGGGTCTGCAACGGGTCGGCCGGGCCGGGCACCAGGTGGGCGCGGTGTCCCGGGGGGTGGTCTTTCCCAAGCACCGGGGCGACCTGCTCTCCTGCACCGTGGTCGCGGAGCGGATGACGGCCGGTGCCATCGAGGAGCTGCACTATCCGCGCAACCCGCTCGACGTGCTCGCCCAGCAGGTCGTCGCCATGGTCGCCCTCGAACCGTGGTCGCTCGGCGACCTGGCGGTGCTGGTCCGCCGGGCCGCACCCTTCGCCGAGCTGCCCGACTCGGCGTTGCACGCCGTGCTCGACATGCTCTCCGGCCGCTACCCGTCGACCGCCTTCGCCGAGCTGCGTCCCCGGCTGGTCTGGGACCGGGCCACCGACGTGCTGACCGGCCGGCCGGGTGCCCAGCGCCTCGCCGTCACCAGCGGTGGCACCATCCCCGACCGGGGATTGTTCGGGGTCTTCCTGGCCGGGGCCGAGCGCGCCGCCCGGGTCGGCGAGCTCGACGAGGAGATGGTCTACGAGTCCCGGGTCGGCGACGTCTTCCTGCTCGGCTCGTCGTCCTGGCGGATCGAGGAGATCACCCCCGACCGGGTGCTGGTCTCCCCCGCTCCCGGCCAGGCGGCCCGGATGCCGTTCTGGAAGGGCGACCAGCTGGGCCGTCCGGTCGAGCTGGGGCGGGCCATCGGTGCCCGGGTCCGGGCGTTGCTGCGCCTCGACGACGACGCCGCCCTGACCGCGCTGCGCGCCGGCGGTCTGGACGACTGGGCGGCCGGCAACCTGATGGCGTACCTGCGGGAGCAGCAGGCCGCCACCCGCTCGCTGCCCGACGACCGGACGGTGCTGGTCGAGCGGTTCCGCGACGAGCTGGGTGACTGGCGGCTCGCCGTGCACAGTGTGCTCGGGGCCCGGGTCAACGGGCCGTGGGCGTTGGCCATCGGCCGCCGGCTGGCCGAACGCTACGGGGTGGACGCCCAGGTCATGCCCTCCGACGACGGCATCGTGGTGCGGCTGCCGGACACCGCCGAGGAACCGCCCGGCGCCGAGCTGGTGGTCTTCGAGCCCGACGAGATCGCCCAGCTGGTCGAGGAGTCGGTGGGCACCTCGGCGCTCTTCGCCGCCCGGTTCCGCGAGTGCGCCGCCCGGTCGCTGCTGCTGCCCCGGCGTGACCCGCGCCGCCGGCAGCCACTGTGGCAGCAGCGCCAACGCGCCGCCCAACTGCTCGACGTGGCCCGCGAGTACGCCGACTTCCCGGTCACCCTGGAGGCCGCCCGGGAGTGCCTGCAGGACGTCTTCGACCAGCCCGCCCTGACCGGGTTGATGCGCGACCTGGCCAGCCGGAAGGTCCGCCTGGTCGAGGTGGCGAGCGAACGCCCCTCGCCGTTCGCCAGGTCGCTGCTCTTCGGCTATGTCGGGGCGTTCCTCTACGAGGGGGACGCCCCGTTGGCCGAGCGCCGGGCCGCCGCGCTGGCGCTGGACCCGACCCTGCTCGGGGAGTTGCTCGGCCGGGTGGACCTCCGCGAGCTGCTCGACCCGGCGGTGCTCGCCGAGACCGAACGGCAGCTGCGCTGGCGCACCGACCAGCGTCGTCCCCGCGACGCCGAGGACGTGGTCGAGCTGCTCCGGGTCGTCGGCGACCTGACCGAGGCGGAGCTGGCCGAGCGGGGCGTACCGGTGCAGTGGCCGGCGGAGCTGGCGGCGGCCCGGCGGGCGCTGCGGGTCCGGATCGCCGGCGAGGAACGCTGGGTGGGCATCGAGGACGCCGCCCGGCTGCGCGACGCGCTCGGGGTGGCCCTGCCGGTGGGGGTGGCCGAGGCGTACCTGTCGCCGGTGGCCGACCCGCTCGGCGACCTGGTCGCCCGGTACGCCCGTACCCACGGGCCGTTCGCCGCCGCGACCTGCGCGGCCCGGTTCGGGCTCGGGGTGTTCGTGGTGGAGCAGGCGTTGCGTCGGCTCGCCGCGACCGGGCGGGTGGTGGCCGGCGAGTTCGCCCCGGACACCGTGGGCACCCAGTGGTGCGACGCCGAGGTGCTGCGGCTGCTGCGCCGGCGGTCGCTCGCCGCGCTGCGCCGGGAGATCGAGCCGGTGCCGCCCCGGGTGCTGGCCACCTTCCTGCCCCGCTGGCAGCAGGTCGGTTCGTCGGCGCGTGGGGTGGAGGCGGTGGCCGCCGCGGTCGAGCAGTTGCAGGGCTCGGCGGTGCCGGCGTCGGCGTGGGAGCGGTTGGTGCTGCCCGCCCGGGTCGCCGACTACTCCCCCGCCCAGCTCGACGAGCTGTGCGCCGGTGGTGAGGTGGTGTGGGCCGGGTCGGGGGCGATCTCCGGCGGTGACGGCTGGCTCACCCTGGCGTACGCGGACGTCGCGCCGCTGCTGCTCCCCCCGCCGGACGACGCGTTCGCCGGCACCCCGCTGCACGCCGCCGTGCTGGACGCGCTCGCCGACGGGCAGGCGCTGTTCTTCCGTTCGCTGTCCGACCGGGTGGGTTCGACAGACGACACCGCGCTGACCGCGGCGATCTGGGACCTGGTCTGGGCGGGGCAGCTCACCAACGACACCCTCGCCCCGCTGCGGGCGGCGCTCGGCGCGGGCGGGGCGCACCGGTCCCGTCCGGCCGCCCCGCGGACCCGCTACCGCCGCCCGGGTCGGGTGGCGCTGCCCAGCCGGGGAGGTCCGCCCACGGTGGCCGGGCGCTGGTCCCGGCTGCCGGAGCGGGACACCGACCCGACCCGACGGGCCGCCGCCCTGGCCGATCTGCTGCTCGACCGGCACGGGGTGGTGACCCGGGGCGCGGTGGTGGCCGAGCAGGTGACAGGCGGTTTCGCCGCCGTCTACCCGGTGCTCGCCGCGCTGGAGGAGCGCGGCGCGGCCCGCCGGGGCTACTTCGTGGAGGGGCTCGGCGCGGCACAGTTCGCGGTGCCCGGCGCGGTGGACCGGCTGCGGGCGCTCGCCGATCCGGCCGACCGTGCCCGGGACCGGGGCGACGGGCCGACCACTGTGCTCGCCGCCACCGACCCGGCCAACCCGTACGGCGCGGCGCTGCCCTGGCCGGAGCGGGCCGTCGACTCCGGTGACGGCGCCGCACCGGGCACCGGACACCGGGCCGGTCGCAAGGCCGGGGCGGTGGTGGTCCTTGTCGGTGGTGAGCTGGCCCTCTACGTCGAGCGGGGCGGGCGGACGATCCTCTCCTTCACCGACGACGCCGACGCGCTGGCCGCCGCCGGCAAGGCGCTCGCCGGCGCGGTGCACTCCGGGGCGTTGGGGGCGATGTCGGTGGAACGGGCCGACGGCGAGGCGGTGCACTCCTCACCGCTGCGCGACGCGCTCACCGCCGCCGGTTTCCGGGCCACCCCCCGCGGCCTGCGCCTGCGCGGCTGA
- a CDS encoding SAM hydrolase/SAM-dependent halogenase family protein — protein sequence MTPTAWISLTTDYGLADGFVAVCHGVIGRIAPAARVIDVTHLVPAGDVRRGAAVLAQAAPHLPYAVHVAVVDPGVGTPRRAVALVTPGGLLVGPDNGVLLAAARALGGVTSAVELTAPGWLAAEVSRTFHGRDVFAPVAARLALGDRLTGAGPQVDPATLVTLPPPVLRREADGFTAEVLTVDHFGNVQLAAGADLLATVPEAVEVAGRPAVRGRTFGDVPAGALVVLVDSAGLVAVACNGGRAVDLLGVAPGTTVTLRGRIRG from the coding sequence ATGACCCCGACCGCCTGGATCTCGTTGACCACCGACTACGGACTCGCCGACGGGTTCGTGGCCGTCTGCCACGGGGTGATCGGCCGGATCGCCCCGGCGGCACGGGTGATCGACGTGACCCACCTGGTGCCGGCGGGGGACGTCCGCCGGGGCGCGGCGGTGCTCGCCCAGGCCGCACCGCACCTGCCGTACGCGGTGCACGTGGCGGTGGTGGATCCGGGGGTCGGCACGCCCCGGCGGGCGGTGGCGCTGGTCACCCCCGGCGGGCTGCTGGTGGGGCCGGACAACGGGGTGCTGCTCGCGGCGGCGCGGGCGTTGGGCGGGGTGACCTCGGCGGTCGAGTTGACCGCGCCGGGGTGGCTGGCCGCGGAGGTGTCCCGCACGTTCCACGGCCGGGACGTCTTCGCCCCGGTGGCGGCCCGGCTGGCCCTCGGCGACCGGCTGACCGGGGCCGGCCCGCAGGTCGACCCGGCCACCCTGGTGACGCTGCCCCCGCCGGTGCTGCGCCGGGAGGCGGACGGCTTCACCGCCGAGGTGCTCACCGTGGACCACTTCGGCAACGTGCAGCTCGCCGCCGGGGCCGACCTGCTGGCGACGGTGCCCGAGGCGGTGGAGGTCGCCGGCCGACCGGCGGTGCGGGGGCGGACCTTCGGCGACGTGCCGGCCGGGGCGCTTGTCGTGCTCGTCGACTCCGCCGGTCTGGTCGCGGTGGCCTGCAACGGCGGCCGGGCGGTGGACCTGCTCGGGGTCGCCCCGGGCACGACTGTCACGCTACGAGGTCGTATCAGGGGGTGA
- a CDS encoding CPCC family cysteine-rich protein: MGEVWVPVGCPCCASRTGGGTCPVCFWTDDGQGDADADVVRGGANGELSLTHARLNFAVYGASHPRYQDMVRPPRPDERP, from the coding sequence GTGGGTGAAGTGTGGGTTCCGGTGGGCTGTCCCTGTTGTGCGTCGCGGACGGGTGGGGGCACCTGTCCGGTCTGCTTCTGGACCGATGACGGCCAGGGTGACGCCGATGCCGACGTGGTGCGGGGCGGGGCGAACGGTGAGCTGAGTCTCACCCACGCCCGGCTGAACTTCGCCGTGTACGGCGCCAGTCATCCCCGCTACCAGGACATGGTCCGTCCGCCCCGCCCGGACGAGCGGCCCTGA
- a CDS encoding DNA-formamidopyrimidine glycosylase family protein — protein MPEGDTVWNTARVLHRALAGTRLTGSDFRVPALATTDLSGWTVRESVSRGKHLLLRLTAPPQATPTADWTLHSHLRMDGAWRAYVPGERWTARPAHLIRVVLRSPEAVAVGYHLHELALLPTVEEEGLLGHLGPDLLGPDWDPAEAVRRLAAAPGTTIGEALLDQRNLAGVGNLYKCELLFLRGLSPWTPVGAVPDLPGTVALAQRLLAANRGRWTQSTTGSLRRGQTSYVYGRRAQPCRRCGTAIGKEELGERVTYWCPTCQPPPAGPR, from the coding sequence GTGCCCGAAGGAGACACCGTCTGGAACACCGCCCGCGTCCTGCACCGGGCGCTCGCCGGCACCCGGCTCACCGGCAGCGACTTCCGGGTGCCCGCGCTCGCCACCACCGACCTGTCCGGCTGGACGGTGCGCGAGTCGGTCAGCCGGGGCAAACACCTGCTGCTCCGGCTGACCGCACCACCCCAGGCGACCCCGACCGCCGACTGGACGCTCCACTCCCACCTGCGGATGGACGGTGCCTGGCGGGCGTATGTCCCGGGGGAACGCTGGACGGCCCGGCCGGCACACCTGATCCGGGTGGTGCTGCGCAGCCCGGAGGCGGTGGCGGTCGGTTACCACCTGCACGAGCTGGCCCTACTGCCCACCGTCGAGGAGGAGGGCCTGCTCGGGCACCTCGGCCCCGACCTGCTCGGCCCGGACTGGGATCCGGCCGAGGCGGTCCGCCGGCTCGCCGCCGCGCCCGGGACGACCATCGGCGAGGCGCTGCTGGACCAGCGCAACCTGGCCGGGGTGGGCAACCTCTACAAGTGCGAGCTGCTGTTCCTGCGCGGGCTCTCCCCGTGGACGCCGGTCGGCGCGGTGCCCGACCTGCCCGGCACGGTGGCCCTGGCCCAGCGGCTGCTCGCCGCCAACCGGGGCCGGTGGACCCAGAGCACCACCGGCTCGCTACGCAGGGGGCAGACCAGCTACGTCTACGGCCGGCGGGCCCAGCCGTGCCGCCGCTGCGGCACCGCCATCGGCAAGGAGGAGCTGGGCGAACGGGTCACCTACTGGTGCCCGACCTGCCAGCCGCCGCCCGCCGGGCCCCGCTGA
- the pspM gene encoding phage shock envelope stress response protein PspM has product MADERTRHFRRLDRLRRSARRWSVLAGGLTGATAVLTPYAGLGLADAAWAGAAGSAVALAAWRWVDLRALAARPAPPALDPAEAAARSRARLVAAVERLPVGPGVLAEARRFRSRLALRGTSAAESWARLDRAALTLAGIAPRLTGLAEPAVLEAAAADCSLRDLADRTAGVERALRLAPPEARPRLAEAHRALLDQLVTGVTAYEGLVVAAAGYVAEDAHPEVVADPAAARLMEATDLLHGVASALAELRTVGDPLRAPAR; this is encoded by the coding sequence GTGGCCGACGAGCGAACGCGACACTTCCGTCGACTGGACCGGCTGCGGCGTTCCGCGCGCCGGTGGAGCGTACTGGCGGGTGGGCTCACCGGTGCGACGGCCGTGCTGACCCCGTACGCCGGGCTGGGGTTGGCCGATGCGGCCTGGGCCGGCGCGGCGGGCAGCGCCGTCGCGCTGGCCGCCTGGCGCTGGGTCGACCTGCGGGCGCTCGCCGCCCGCCCGGCCCCGCCCGCCCTCGATCCGGCCGAGGCCGCCGCCCGGTCCCGGGCCCGGCTGGTCGCCGCCGTCGAACGACTACCGGTCGGCCCCGGGGTGCTGGCCGAGGCCCGCCGGTTCCGCTCCAGGTTGGCGTTGCGCGGTACCTCCGCCGCCGAGTCGTGGGCCCGGCTGGACCGGGCCGCGCTCACCCTGGCCGGGATCGCGCCCCGGCTGACCGGTCTGGCCGAGCCGGCGGTGCTGGAGGCCGCCGCCGCCGACTGCTCGCTGCGGGACCTGGCCGACCGGACGGCCGGCGTGGAACGGGCCCTGCGGCTCGCCCCGCCGGAGGCCCGGCCCCGGCTCGCCGAGGCCCACCGGGCCCTGCTCGACCAGCTGGTCACCGGGGTGACCGCCTACGAGGGGCTGGTCGTCGCCGCCGCCGGCTACGTGGCCGAGGACGCCCACCCGGAGGTCGTCGCCGACCCGGCCGCCGCCCGGCTGATGGAGGCGACCGACCTGCTGCACGGCGTCGCCTCCGCCCTGGCCGAGCTGCGCACCGTCGGCGATCCCCTGCGCGCCCCCGCCCGGTGA
- a CDS encoding PspA/IM30 family protein, whose protein sequence is MANPFVKGWHYLMALFGAKIDEHADPKVQIQQAIEEAQRQHQALVQQAAAVIGNQRQLEMKLSRQMTEVERLQGNARQALVLADQSRAKGDEAEAGRYEQSAQVLATQLVSAEQATEDLKTLHDQALGAAAQARRAVENNSMILQQKLAERTKLLSQLEQAKMQESVARSLESMSSLTAPTNTPSLDEVRDRVERRYANAMGRAELAGNSVEGRMLEIQKSTLDSAGSSRLEQIRASMAGDQLGGRQEQPAAQQQGQPAAPASDPAAAARLDEIRASMSRDRGVGDTTAS, encoded by the coding sequence ATGGCGAACCCGTTCGTCAAGGGCTGGCACTACCTGATGGCGCTCTTCGGTGCCAAGATCGACGAGCACGCCGATCCGAAGGTGCAGATCCAGCAGGCCATCGAGGAGGCGCAGCGCCAGCACCAGGCGCTGGTCCAGCAGGCGGCGGCGGTGATCGGCAACCAGCGTCAGCTGGAGATGAAGCTCTCCCGGCAGATGACCGAGGTCGAGCGGCTCCAGGGCAACGCCCGGCAGGCGCTGGTCCTCGCCGACCAGTCCCGGGCCAAGGGCGACGAGGCCGAGGCCGGTCGCTACGAGCAGTCGGCCCAGGTGCTCGCCACCCAGCTGGTCTCCGCCGAGCAGGCCACCGAAGACCTCAAGACCCTGCACGACCAGGCGCTCGGTGCCGCCGCCCAGGCCCGCCGCGCGGTCGAGAACAACTCCATGATCCTCCAGCAGAAGCTCGCCGAGCGCACCAAGTTGCTCAGCCAGCTCGAGCAGGCCAAGATGCAGGAGAGCGTGGCCCGTTCGCTGGAGTCGATGTCCTCGCTGACCGCGCCCACCAACACCCCCTCCCTGGACGAGGTGCGCGACCGCGTCGAACGCCGTTACGCCAACGCGATGGGTCGGGCCGAACTGGCCGGCAACTCCGTCGAGGGGCGGATGCTGGAGATCCAGAAGTCGACCCTGGACAGCGCCGGCTCGTCCCGGCTGGAGCAGATCCGGGCCAGCATGGCCGGTGACCAGCTCGGCGGTCGGCAGGAGCAGCCGGCGGCGCAGCAGCAGGGCCAGCCGGCAGCTCCGGCGTCCGACCCGGCCGCCGCCGCCCGACTGGACGAGATCCGGGCCAGCATGAGCCGCGACCGCGGCGTGGGGGACACCACCGCCAGCTGA
- a CDS encoding helix-turn-helix domain-containing protein, protein MVLLRRVIGDALRARRQGQHRTLREVSTAANVSLGYLSEIERGQKEPSSELLAAICDALGARLSELLREVSDTVALAEQLPGVLLPVQDEPAAAGPAGAVRKATGRGVRQVTTDGAVAVSVRQDSPLKATLRSARVRPSDRDVVCAA, encoded by the coding sequence ATGGTCCTGCTACGCCGGGTGATCGGTGACGCACTTCGCGCGCGACGCCAGGGTCAGCACCGCACCCTGCGCGAGGTCTCCACCGCCGCCAACGTCAGCCTCGGCTACCTGTCCGAGATCGAGCGCGGCCAGAAGGAACCCTCCAGCGAGCTGCTCGCCGCCATCTGTGACGCGCTCGGTGCCCGCCTGTCGGAGCTGCTGCGGGAGGTGAGCGACACCGTCGCACTCGCCGAGCAGTTGCCGGGTGTGCTCCTGCCGGTGCAGGACGAGCCGGCCGCCGCCGGGCCCGCCGGCGCCGTGCGCAAGGCCACCGGCCGGGGTGTGCGCCAGGTGACCACCGACGGCGCGGTTGCCGTCTCGGTCCGCCAGGACTCCCCGCTGAAGGCCACCCTGCGCAGCGCCCGGGTCCGTCCCAGCGACCGCGACGTGGTCTGCGCCGCCTGA
- a CDS encoding CinA family protein yields the protein MGTDAKHERPVGSPAAGVVHSLHERQQTLATVESLTGGLLAAAIVGIAGVSSVYRGGLVTYATELKARLADVPEELLAERGPVDPDVAIALAEGGRRRCDADWGLATTGVAGPEPQDGRPVGLVYVAVAGPGGPVVRRLDLDGGRDHIRAATVIEALRLLAARIHRAFPEAGPASVPGSPTTVPPAGAGRR from the coding sequence ATGGGGACCGATGCGAAGCACGAGCGACCCGTGGGCAGCCCGGCTGCGGGCGTGGTGCACAGCCTGCACGAGCGACAGCAGACCCTGGCCACCGTCGAGTCCCTGACCGGAGGGCTGCTGGCCGCCGCGATCGTGGGGATCGCCGGGGTCAGCTCCGTCTACCGGGGTGGCCTGGTGACCTACGCCACCGAGCTGAAGGCGCGGCTGGCCGACGTACCCGAGGAGTTGCTTGCCGAACGCGGACCCGTCGATCCGGACGTGGCCATCGCCCTCGCGGAGGGCGGCCGGCGGCGGTGCGACGCCGACTGGGGGTTGGCCACCACCGGGGTGGCCGGTCCCGAGCCGCAGGACGGCAGACCGGTCGGTCTGGTCTATGTCGCGGTGGCCGGGCCGGGCGGCCCGGTGGTCCGTCGGCTCGACCTCGACGGGGGCCGGGACCACATCCGGGCGGCCACGGTGATCGAGGCGTTACGCCTGCTCGCGGCGCGGATCCACAGGGCCTTCCCGGAGGCCGGGCCAGCCTCGGTACCGGGGTCGCCGACCACCGTCCCGCCGGCCGGCGCGGGCCGGCGCTGA
- the pgsA gene encoding CDP-diacylglycerol--glycerol-3-phosphate 3-phosphatidyltransferase, which translates to MTGAAESAPPVARVPVLNAANGLTLLRLVLVPVFAASVVTSGMTHTGWRIAACLIFAFASMTDLVDGWIARRFGLVTSVGKVADPIADKALTGAALVLLSVYDRLPWWVTVLILVRELGITGLRFWVIRHGVIAASRGGKLKTALQILAIAWYLWPMPAALATVGPWIMAAAVLVTVVTGFDYVAQALRLRRPRPGDAGRSD; encoded by the coding sequence GTGACCGGGGCGGCGGAGTCCGCGCCGCCGGTGGCCCGGGTGCCGGTGCTCAATGCGGCCAACGGCCTGACCCTGCTGCGGCTGGTGCTGGTGCCCGTCTTCGCGGCCTCGGTGGTCACCTCCGGGATGACCCACACCGGGTGGCGGATAGCCGCCTGCCTGATCTTCGCGTTCGCCTCGATGACCGACCTGGTGGACGGGTGGATCGCCCGCCGGTTCGGCCTGGTCACCTCGGTCGGCAAGGTGGCCGACCCGATCGCCGACAAGGCGCTCACCGGTGCGGCCCTGGTGCTGCTCTCCGTCTACGACCGGCTGCCCTGGTGGGTGACGGTGCTGATCCTCGTCCGGGAACTGGGCATCACCGGGCTGCGGTTCTGGGTGATCCGGCACGGGGTGATCGCCGCCAGCCGGGGCGGCAAGCTCAAGACGGCGCTCCAGATCCTGGCCATCGCCTGGTACCTGTGGCCGATGCCGGCCGCCCTCGCCACCGTCGGCCCCTGGATCATGGCCGCCGCCGTGCTGGTCACCGTGGTCACCGGCTTCGACTACGTGGCCCAGGCCCTCCGCCTGCGCCGCCCCCGCCCCGGGGACGCCGGCCGCAGCGACTGA